From Gadus macrocephalus chromosome 16, ASM3116895v1:
TATTCGGGTTGATACACATACAGGGCCGTCCGTGCGTAAAACTATCTTATATCCTTCAAATGAAGAGTCACTAGTCAATATATTAAATACTAAATCATTTAAATAGAAGGGCGTTGATCGGGTGGGGACGCTCAGAGGGCCACGGACCGTGGGGGCTCCAGGGGTTCTCGGGGGTCCAGGGGGGAACGGGCCCCGCGGGAACTCGGCTGCGCCTCTGTGCGGCTCTTCTCCCGCTTCCTCCTGGCTCGCCGGTTCTTAAACCAGACCTGGAGAGGACAAATCTAGGTTATttatgtagcctatatatatatttatgtacatATACACTGAATATGTACTTAATATTTCGATAATTGATGCGTTCAACATAGACACCGGTTTGAATAATCGCAGTTTTAAAATACTAATGTATTTgtcaataataaaaataatacttcAATCACAATTTTGAGAATAGAACAGATTGCACGTTTCAAATACTgcttaaataatataatttcaATATGTTTAGAAGAGTAAGGCCTATTCTCTCCCTCGACATGAACTATACGCGTGTGAAACCTCTGTGTGTGGGAACTTGAACTCGATTCTAATAATAAATCAtatttatgatgatgatgatgatgatgatgatatacTGACCCTCACGGTTTCCTCCGTTAGCCCGCTGTCAGCCGCCAGCGAGGCTCGTGCGTCCGCCGCCGGGTAGtcggtgaggaggaagagccgCTGGAGCAGCTGTGTCTGGCCCGGGGTGAAGACCGTGCGGCTCCTGGGGACAGGACGGCCCACGGCGGGACCTGTGAGGAACATGGGGCCTGTTAACAACATGGGGCCCGTTCAGAACATGAGGCCTGTTAATAACATGGGGCCCGTTCAGAAcatgggaataataataatgataataataacaataataataataataataataataataataataataataatagtaatacaacGATAATATAATATCGATATCAAATGAGCGCTCAGGATCGCGGAGACCGCATCACGTCTTCACACCTAATGAGAGACGGTTCTTACCGGGGTGACTGGCCTGTTGTCGGGGGTAAAAGGTCAGGCCGGCGGGGTATAAGCTCAGGTCTGGGGGGTAGTAGCTCAGGTCTGGGGGGACCAGGTCTGGACGGAACCCTCCGTACGACAGAAGGCTGCCTGGCCCCCCCGGTCGGGCGGAACACACACCCCCTGGGACTCTGCGGAAGAAGGCCTCTCCGGGAGGAAAGGTGGTCCCGGGGGTCTTCTGGGCTGAAGATCCAGCAGAACGCGGGAAGCCCGAGGACAGGATGTGGTCGATGCTGAAGTCGGTGAGCCTGGACCCGTTCATCTCTCAGAGACACGCTCAAGGTGTAGCTTTagaactctctgtctctctgtctctctgtctctctgtctctctgtctctctgtctctctgtctctctgtctctctgtctctccccagaCTGGGTCCTGAGCTCCAGATGTGCTCCAGGGTCAGGTCTTATAGCCCAGGAGGTGTAATAGCAGAAGTCGGAGCATCAACATTAGGGCGCGTGGCTCATTAGCATAAGGGGCTAATTGGAGAGTCCGACttcagaggagatgagaggcgGTCTCTCCTGAGATCAAACCAGGTCCTGGATCACAAGTTGAACATGAAGCCTCTCTGATCGATGGATGGATCCATGATGGAACACTGACGAGTTTCTGCTTCTCACATTGGTCTTAGCGTGTCTTTACTTCTCCTCCGGGTTCAAGTTTATTCAAACTATCAATCCTGAATGAAACATGAAATAAAATCACGACGATGAACTGTCGCCCCAGTTCATAGGATGATTAGTTGATAGGATCGGAtgttcaatcttgttggggacaatataatataacataatataatataatatgaagAACCGTCTTCTGAAGGAAACAGAGCAGCTTGATGAAGACACAACGCTTAGTTCGAGTCCTTCACAGACCTGCTGAGCTCGTCGATGCGCCGACAGTAAGATCAATCACAGATCATTACCATGATCATTNNNNNNNNNNNNNNNNNNNNNNNNNNNNNNNNNNNNNNNNNNNNNNNNNNNNNNNNNNNNNNNNNNNNNNNNNNNNNNNNNNNNNNNNNNNNNNNNNNNNtccattaaaaaaataataataataaagcatAGCCTACTCAgtcagtcattgtaatctagaagcgagtatgcctaaatgtacttgcccttttacatttgtccaagtTATGATTAtcacttttatgctgcaagattagctcaggaacaatactatacaatggtgtattcctTTTTTGCTAGTTAaggcacaatgaaatggtttattcattttgaaatggttcattctaaataatattcaggtatttttgtcatctgcacgtattattgaatcgatatcgaagcaattggatcagtatcgaatcgaaatcgaatcgaatGAAGATCTAAAGAatcaaatttaatttaattgtgaggtacctggcacTACCAAGCCCTAGTCCCACCGTTTACCCTGTCCTCCACTGGTGGCTTCAGCTCAGGGACACTTTGACCTTCACAAGGAAAACATCTACCAGTACCCAGAATAACATGCTAGCGTAGCGCTATATAACATGTTATGCATAATAGGAAAGGCATAGGACCACTATATACCAAGATACTGTACCATAGGACATAACATAGGGACACTATATAACATGTTACTGTACCATAGGACATATCATAGGAACACTATATAACAAGTTACTGTACTATAAGACATATCATAGGGACCCTATATAACAAGTTACTGTACCATAGGACATATCATAGGAACACTATATAACAAGTTACTGTACTATAAGACATATCATAGGGACCCTATATAACAAGTTACTGTACCATAGGACATATCATAGGGACCCTATATAACAAGTTACTGTACCATAGAAGTATCATAGGGACCCTATATAACAAGTTACTGTACCATAGGACATATCATAGGGACACTATAACATCTTACTCAACCATAGGGCATATTATAGGACCACTACATAACATAGTGTTGCGTTAAAGTACAAGTGAATTAAACCACCGTTGGAATAAGTGAAGCCTTAGTGACAACATACCACACCTTAATGTattaacacacaaccacagttCACGTATTATCACACTACCACACCTTAATGTATTAACACACTACCACACGTTCACGTATTAACGCACTACAATGCGTTAATATATTAACACACTACCAACCACACGTTCACGTATTAACACACTACCACACATGAATGTATTAACACACTACCACACGTGAATGAATTAATACAGTAACACAACTGGTAGTCCCGGTCCCTACATAACCAGCGGGAAGGGACCTAACATTGGGGACAACACGTCCTCCCATGGGGACATGTCCTGCTCATGGAGACATGTTCTGCTCATAACAGAGGGAACTGTCCATGTTTGACAGGCTAGCAAGGGTAGCTAGCTCTAGCTCAGTGACGCGGGGGACGCGCGTTTAAGCGCCCGGCGGGGTTGGTGGGGGCGGTTTTTTATAtattcacccacacacaaacacacacatcccgaGGCCCCGGGCTGAGCACCGCCCGCCCGGTGGCTCTGGGACGAATCGTGCGCTCCTCTGGACTCACCTGAGCGATCTGTTGGAGGACGCCTTGCGCCAGCCCGACGGTTCCTCCGCTCTCTTTCGTGCACTGCGCCCGGACCCCGACCGACCCGGCCCTCAGCCCGCTCCTTAGCCCGTTGCTCAGCCCGGTGCTCAGAGCCCGGGGCGGCTCAGGTACCGGAGACACATGGGGAGCAACGCCGGTGTCGACATCTTGCACTGGGAGGAGACGCGCGCCGGCGAGTGTTACGATGATAAGGTCGAATgaagctgattggctggcgTCTGCTGAATGACAACGGGTTTGGCCGAACCATAGGCAGGAACAGAAGGAAGTGGGCGGAGTTTGAACGTGCTTAGCAAATCACCGTCCAGATCCCGTTGACCTTCGGATTCGTTGCTTTTTACTGACCTTCGAATGTTACTtcattataaaataaattacGTTTATAATGTTAATGTATAAATATGATATAAATATACGTATCTCTATTCCCTGTAGGCTTTAGTTGTATCTACATAtccaataggcctacacacacactgactgactgactgacacacacacacacacacacacacacacacacacacacacacacacacacacacacacacacacacacacacacacacacacacacacacacacacacacacacacacacacacacacacacacacacacacacaatatagttAAAGCTTTAAGGCtatgttttaaatatattttagttGAATATTTGTAAACCCTATAGTTTTGATGCTTTTCTCTACTATATGTACTATTATTAATTATTCGATTTACATTATACTCCCCTTCTACTATTAAGGAGATTTAAACAATTTAAACAAAGTAATGTCCACCCATGTGTCTTTTAGAAATATAAttagaaaaatacatttactAAATAAATATCTTACATTTATTACCTCATTTATCCACAAGAACATAACTGGCAACAGTTTTAATCGAACCTAATATTATATTTCCACCACACAAAATTTGCGTGCTACGAGCAAAAGGTACCAGCTCAAAGCAGGCCTGCCCGGGGGTAGGACTCGGAAACCCCGGTTCCTTGGCTCAAAAGACAGCGCCTAGCAGCAGCTTCCAGCATCCTCCGGTCGGGGCTGCGGTTCGCCGGCAGGCCACAGGGGGGCGCTGTTGATCTGGGCCCCGCGGGCTCTGGCGGCCTCGGCCTGCATCCCGCCGTCGCTGGCCAGCCGGCGGTGGATCTCCGACGCCATGGTGAGGAAGGCTCGCTCCACGTTATCAGAGCTCCGAGCACTGGTCTCAATGAAGGGGATGTGGAGAGAGGAGGCCAACtcctgggagaggggggaggggagagagggagagggggagagagggcgagagggagagagggagagaggaatatGTAAATTTATAGTATTtgagttttttttcttcccagtTTCCACCATTAGAAGAGTGTACTGTGCAGCTCCCAGTAAAACCAGTAGCAGAGGGTGGTGGTACTGGGAGCCGCCCAGTAGCAGGTCTACCTGGGCAGTGGAGGAGGCGACCACTTTCTTAGCGACCAGGTCGCACTTGTTGCCTAGCAACAGCCTGGAGACGTTCTGGCAGGCGTATCGTTCGATCTCCTGCAGCCACTGGGAGATGTTATTGTAGGACTCcttgggagggggaggaggaggggaggaggaggagaggggaggagggggaggaggagggagaggggaggagggggaggggaggagaggagggggaggagaggagggggaggaggaggagaggggaggagggggaggaggagaggggggagaggggagtagagatgaggagggggaggaggggaggagaggggaggaggggagaggggaggggaggaggggagaggggaggggaggagggggagaggggagatgaggagagggaggtcaggggaggaaagggaggagagatATTTGTTATTGATTAGTCTGATCATGTGCAGATAGATATGTATTATTGATTAGTCTGATCATGTGTCGATATTGATATGTATCATTGATTACAGGACCAAAGCCCCTACCTGCTCGGTGACATCATAGACAACGATGATGCCGTGTGCTCCTCTGTAGTAGCTGGAGGTGATGGTTCGAAACCTCTCCTGCCCTGCCGTGTCCCActggcgcgcgcgcgcgcacacacacacacacacacacacacacacacacacacacacggattcaacacacacacacacacacacacacacacacacacacacacacacacacacacacacacacacacacacacacacacacacacacacacacacacacacacacacacacacacacacacacacactgtgtatatatatataaccaccACACCATCAAGCCAACCCGGGGTACCACCTGTCCTTATCAAGACTTACGATCTGGAGTTTCACCGTCTTGCCGTCCATGTCGATCGTCCGGATCTTGAAGTCCACTCCGATGGTGGAGATGTAGGTCTCTGTGTAGGTGTTGTCCtgtcagggggaggggctacGGTCAGATAACCTCTCTAACCTAGTCCCAAacgaaccgtgtgtgtgtgtgtgtgtgtgtgtgtgtgtgtgtgtgtgtgtgtgttcactacCGCAAAGCGAAGCAGCAGACATGACTTGCCGACTCCAGAATCACCGATCAACAGAAGCTTGAACAGGTAGtcactgagaacacacacacacacacacacacacacacacacacacacacacacacacacacacacacacacacacacacacacacacacacacacacacacacacacacacacacacacacacacacacacacacacactatatgacAGGAatcccagcagcagcattctcAGTCAATGTGGAGCCAACATGGCTGCCAGGAAGATCATTCAACAAAATAAAATGGCCAGGCTGGCAGGTGACGTACGCTTAAGTAAGTAGTAAGCGGTTAGTTAGTAGTCAGAAATAGTCAACAACTTTCTTCTCTACCTCGTCTAACAGCCATGACTCACGATGGCCCACATAGGAGCAGGCGGTCATAAACCTTTAATGCTGTGACCTGCCTTGGTTCTAGACCCAGCCTTGATACACTCAGGGCCTTGGGCCTAGACCTAACCTTGATACACTCAGGGCCTTGGGCCTAGACCTAGCCTTGATACAGTCAGGGCCTTGGGCCTAGACCCAGCCTCGATACACTCAGGGCCTTGGGCCTAGCCTCGATACACTCAGGGCCTTGGTCCTAGACCCAGCCTTGATAGAGTCAGGGCATTGGTCCTAGACCCAGCCTTGATAGAGTCAGGGCATTGGTTCTAGACTCAGCCTTGACACAGACACCAAATCAACATCTCATGTCAGAATGTCCCCTCCTGTCTTCAGACCAACCATCTAAACCCACACAAGGCAGGACTATTTAGACCTGGTCTACAGTAGGCTCTAGTCGGCTGTAGACAGGTCTACTGTAGTCTCTGGTCTACAGTAGTCTCTGGTCAGCTGTAGACTGGTCTACAGTAGACCAGAGACTACTGGACTAGACTACTTTGAGGAAAAACAAAAGATGATTCTTACTACTCTGGATTCATCGTGGAGCGGAGAGCAGCAGACGACGAGACTAGGAGGCAAGAACCCTAGGGGACGAGGAGGTAAGACAACAAGGTGACCAGCAAACAAGTTGATCGGAGCACacaggcagtgtgtgtgcgtctgtgacccgtgtgtgtgtgtgtgtgtgcggaacaAAAGAGGGCGTGGCTAAGCCACCAACCGATGAGACTGGCCATCATTTATTGATTGAGCAAGTcaggtttctctcacacacacacacacacgaaaaggtGAGACACAGCAACGCACACACCACTGTTGGCTACACCAGTCTTAAGGTATACTGGTCTGAGTCCTGGTTATAATGGTCTACATGAGGATTGGTTATAATGGTCTGTGGGGACTGGTTAGATTGGTCTATGGGGACTGGTTAAACTGGTCTACAAGGACTTGTTgtactttctatggggactggTTAAACTGGTCTAaaggattgtaaaacgcatcaaaatataaatgaatggtcttagtttattttctttggcgaGTGTCCGTGGTAtgagcgggataatgcccttcgaggaggtgaccattatcaggaattaagaGTTAATCTTATTAACTCTATCATAAATAGTTAATAATGAACATGTTGACTCCAGTTATTTCGACTTTATTTGAGGTTGGTTCATACAGCAGTGATCGGGTTAATATACTATTACTTCATCCTATGTGTAAAATATCTCCTATCTGGCTGGGAAATCTATGACGAGCAGAtgaaattcataaaaaaaacaaacacaaccagCAGCCCTAAACAGTTCAAATAGCTCTGTGCCAAGGCGCTGGCATCGCGGGTAATGTAGTGTCTCCTTCCTTCAGAGTAGAAGTGTCCACATTGACTCCTCAGTTCATCCGTCAAGGGAACAATCTTCAGTCataaagtacagtacagtgtatGATTCAGTAAAAAAGGCCAACGTATCCCGTTACCATGGAGCCCAGTCAGCCTAAGGTTCATGGGTCACCTGGCCTCCAGGGGAGACGGAGGGTGACATGGCCTCCAGGCCACCAGGTCTGACCCGGTTCCTCATGCCCAAGAAGAGTTCAGCTCACCCACACGGAGCCCTGCTTCTACTGTGGGCGAGGGCCTACTGCCCTGGGTTAACGAGTCTGCCCTGGGTTAACGAGTCTGCCCTGGGTTAACGAGTCTGCCCTGGGTTAACGAGTCTGTCCTGGGTTAACGAGTCTGCCCTGGGTTAACGAGTCTGCCCTGGGTTAACGAGTCTGCCCTGGGTTAACGAGTCTGTCCTGGGTTAACGAGTCTGTCCTGGGTTAACGAGTCTGCCCTGGGTTAACGAGTCTGCCCTGGGTTAACGAGTCTGTCCTGGGTTAACGAGTCTGCCCTGGGTTAACTAGTCTGTCCTGGGTTAACGAGTCTGTCCTGGGTTAACGAGTCTGCCCTGGGTTAACGAGTCTGCCCTGGGTTAACGAGTCTGCCCTGGGTTAACGAGTCTGCCCTGGGTTAACGAGTCTGCCCTGGGTTAACGAGTCTGTCCTGGGTTAACGAGTCTGTCCTGGGTTAACGAGTCTGTCCTGGGTTAACGAGTCTGCCCTGGGTTAACTAGTCTGTCCTGGGTTAACGAGTCTGTCCTGGGTTAGGTGAGGTCTGGGTTCACTGGTCCTGGGTTAGGTGAGGTCTGGGTTCACTGGTCCTGGGTTAGAGTGTCTTGGTCTGGGTTCACTGGTCCTGGGTTGTGTTGAGCTCTAGGGTCAGGGTTCATCAGGGTCAGGGTCCATCAGGGTCAGGGTTCATCAGGCTGCGTGTCCTGTACCTCCATGGGTTGGGGGGTCTGTGGTTCTTGGTCCCTCAGTCCTGGACCCGGTGCTTCTGGCTGCTCCATCGGGGGCAGGACTGCGTTCTGGGTTTCATTATCTTGTGGTGTTAGGAGGCGCTGCTCTGGTCCAGCTGGTTCTTGTGGACCAGGTGCTGGTTCTGGTCCAGAGGCTGGTAGTGTGCTGGTAGTAGGGGCTGATGGTGGACCGGTTGGTAGACTGGTTAGTGGACCGGTTGGTAGACTGGTTAGTGGACCGGTTGGTAGACTGGTTAGTGGACCGGTTGGTAGACTGGTTAGTGGACCGGTTGGTAGACTGGTTAGTGGACCGGTTGGTAGACTGGTTAGTGGACCGGTTGGTAGACTGGTTAGTGGACCGGTTGGTAGAC
This genomic window contains:
- the LOC132474073 gene encoding ras-related protein Rab-1B-like, whose protein sequence is MNPEYDYLFKLLLIGDSGVGKSCLLLRFADNTYTETYISTIGVDFKIRTIDMDGKTVKLQIWDTAGQERFRTITSSYYRGAHGIIVVYDVTEQESYNNISQWLQEIERYACQNVSRLLLGNKCDLVAKKVVASSTAQELASSLHIPFIETSARSSDNVERAFLTMASEIHRRLASDGGMQAEAARARGAQINSAPLWPAGEPQPRPEDAGSCC